The Musa acuminata AAA Group cultivar baxijiao chromosome BXJ1-3, Cavendish_Baxijiao_AAA, whole genome shotgun sequence genome window below encodes:
- the LOC135616343 gene encoding basic leucine zipper 6-like — translation MAQLPPKIPNAATDWHGSVHHKNFCMGTADSWVDEFLDFSAAKRAAHRRSASDSIAFLEAPVESVGVGGGHEFGRLDDDQLMSMFSDEAPHSPSDAVPIDSSNPLQASDDNHTDGEKIEEKQRIYEAHNVPQIGRCAEAKLATGSEQNFDPKRVKRILANRQSAQRSRVRKLQYISELERSVTSLETEVSALSPRVAFLDQQRSLLTMGNSHLKQRIAALAQDKIFKDAHQEALKKEIERLRQVYYQQSLKKMADATTTDTTLRGEELRSSCNAATDCAPTT, via the exons ATGGCGCAGTTGCCTCCTAAGATTCCCAACGCCGCAACCGACTGGCACGGTTCTGTCCACCACAAGAACTTTTGCATGGGCACTGCAGACTCGTGGGTGGACGAATTCCTCGACTTTTCTGCCGCCAAGCGCGCAGCGCACCGGAGGTCGGCGAGCGATTCGATCGCGTTCCTGGAGGCACCGGTGGAGAGTGTTGGCGTCGGCGGCGGCCATGAGTTCGGCCGGCTCGATGATGACCAGCTGATGTCAATGTTCTCGGACGAGGCGCCACATTCGCCGTCTGACGCCGTGCCTATCGACTCCTCCAACCCACTGCAAGCATCGGATGACAACCATACCGACGGGGAGAAGATAGAAGAGAAACAGCGGATATACGAGGCGCATAATGTTCCGCAGATTGGGAGATGTGCGGAAGCCAAATTGGCTACTGGTTCAGAGCAAAATTTTGACCCCAAGAGGGTCAAGAG GATATTGGCAAATCGGCAATCAGCGCAGAGATCCCGAGTGAGGAAGCTGCAGTACATCTCGGAGCTGGAAAGAAGCGTTACTTCATTGGAG ACCGAGGTGTCAGCATTGTCCCCTCGAGTAGCTTTCCTTGATCAGCAGCGATCTCTCCTGACCATGGGCAACAGCCACCTCAAGCAACGAATTGCTGCTCTCGCGCAGGATAAGATCTTCAAGGACG CTCACCAGGAGGCACTGAAGAAGGAGATAGAGAGGCTGAGACAAGTCTACTACCAGCAGAGCCTCAAGAAGATGGCAGATGCCACCACCACTGACACCACCTTGCGCGGTGAGGAGCTACGCAGCAGCTGCAATGCGGCAACTGACTGTGCCCCTACCACGTGA
- the LOC135616319 gene encoding transcription factor PCF5-like has product MGEHHSHHGSLGLHQLALHHDQQQQQREQRAQTHSRLGRLRAAGGEIVEVQGGHIVRSTGRKDRHSKVCTAKGPRDRRVRLSAHTAIQFYDVQDRLGYDRPSKAVDWLIKNAKAAIDQLAELPAAWIPTAAVTADAAATSTSCAPPSSRSPATEYPSGESSKKLIPVSMPDFPTAFSFGGPKGTGGSISFLPPSLDSDHIADTIKSFFPMAAAGGTTISPSSIPSIGFHNYPSDLLSRTSGRTQDLRLSLQSFQDPIFHNAQSNQQHHSPTPAHRSLLAGSSHLGFDAASPGWAEQNQRVSEWNVAETSGGAGLYGFAFNVPPLQAVPLHSVLGPSQFLTQRGPLQSSNSPSVRGWADPVAPTSELHMQPVLHPSAASIGFTSEADFSGFHVPARIQGEEEHGDVPDKPPSATSASCQ; this is encoded by the coding sequence ATGGGGGAGCACCACAGCCACCATGGAAGCCTCGGCTTGCACCAGCTCGCACTCCACCATgaccaacagcagcagcaacgagAACAGCGGGCACAGACCCACTCGAGGTTGGGAAGGCTGAGGGCCGCCGGCGGGGAGATCGTGGAGGTTCAAGGGGGCCACATTGTGCGGTCCACAGGCCGGAAGGACCGCCACAGCAAGGTGTGCACCGCCAAGGGACCCCGCGACCGTCGCGTCCGTCTCTCCGCTCACACCGCCATTCAATTCTACGATGTCCAAGACCGCCTTGGCTACGACCGCCCTAGCAAGGCCGTCGATTGGCTCATCAAGAATGCCAAGGCCGCCATTGACCAGCTTGCCGAGCTCCCAGCTGCCTGGATCCCCACTGCTGCTGTCACTGCGGACGCCGCCGCCACCTCTACGTCCTGTGCTCCACCGAGCAGCCGATCCCCTGCCACCGAGTATCCTTCTGGGGAGTCCAGCAAGAAGCTAATACCAGTTTCCATGCCAGACTTTCCTACTGCCTTCAGCTTCGGCGGTCCCAAAGGCACCGGTGGAAGCATTAGTTTCCTCCCGCCCTCATTGGACTCCGATCACATTGCCGATACCATCAAGTCCTTCTTCCCGATGGCTGCTGCTGGTGGCACCACCATTTCGCCATCCTCTATCCCTTCAATTGGCTTCCACAACTACCCGTCGGACCTTCTCTCGCGAACCAGTGGCCGAACTCAAGACCTCCGCCTCTCTCTCCAATCCTTCCAAGATCCCATCTTTCACAACGCCCAATCCAACCAGCAGCACCATAGTCCAACTCCTGCGCACCGTTCTCTACTCGCTGGCTCCTCCCACCTCGGCTTCGACGCTGCCTCACCCGGCTGGGCTGAGCAGAACCAGCGAGTGTCTGAATGGAATGTGGCGGAGACGAGCGGCGGTGCTGGCTTGTACGGATTTGCTTTCAACGTTCCACCACTGCAGGCGGTGCCGCTGCACTCGGTGCTCGGCCCAAGCCAATTTCTCACTCAGAGGGGACCCCTTCAGTCCAGTAACTCGCCTTCGGTCCGTGGTTGGGCGGACCCTGTCGCTCCCACATCCGAGCTTCACATGCAACCCGTGCTCCATCCCTCGGCTGCCTCCATCGGGTTCACATCGGAAGCCGACTTCTCGGGGTTCCATGTTCCGGCACGGATTCAGGGCGAAGAGGAGCACGGCGATGTCCCCGACAAGCCGCCCTCTGCTACCTCTGCTTCTTGCCAATGA